In the genome of Roseovarius sp. Pro17, the window ATCGAGGCCGAGGATCTGGCTCGCTACGCCGAGCGTTTCAACGAAGTGCATCCCGACATCACCGTCAACTGGGTGCGCGATTCCACCGGCGTCGTCACCGCCAAACTGCTGGCCGAGCGTGACAACCCGCAGGCCGACGTCATCTGGGGCCTTGCTGCGACATCGCTGCTGCTGCTGAAATCCGAAGGTATTCTGGAGCCGTACGCGCCTGAAGGCGTCGAAAAACTGAACCCCAAGTTCGTCGACAAGGACACGCCCCCCGCATGGGTCGGCATGGACGCATGGGTCGCTGCCGTTTGCTACAACACGGTCGAGGCCGAAAAGCAGGGCCTGACGATGCCCACCTCGTGGAAGGATCTGACCGATCCGCAATACGAGAACAAGATCATCATGCCGAACCCCAATTCGTCCGGCACCGGCTTTCTTGATGTGTCCAGCTGGCTACAGATGTTCGGCGAGGATGAGGGCTGGGCCTATATGGACGCGCTGCACAACAACATTGCGCGTTACACCCATTCCGGCTCCAAGCCGTGCAAGCTGGCAGCGGCAGGCGAAATCCCGATCGGCATCTCATTCGCGTTCCGCGGCGCCAAGTCCAAGGCCGAGGGCGCACCGCTTGAGATCATCGTGCCCAGCGAGGGCGTCGGCTGGGACATGGAGGCGACGGCCATTGTCGCAGGCACCGACGATCTAGAAGCAGCGCAAAAGCTGGTCGACTTCACCATCACTGAGCGCGCGATGGAGATGTATAATGTCGGCTACGCCGTGGTCGCGATCGACGGCATCGCGCAGCCTGTCGAGCATTTCCCCGAAGGTCTGGGCGATGCGATGATCGAAAACGATTTCGAGTTTGCTGCGAACAACCGCGGGCGCATCCTCGAGGAGTGGCAGAAGCGCTACGACGGCAAGTCCGAAGCCGAGTAAGACGATGATCGGGGGTGGCCAAGGCCGCCCCCTTTTTTCCTATTCCCTAGCCAAACCCATTCGCGAAAGGACGCTCCCTGTGCTCGACGCAACTGCTGGACCTGCCTATCTGAAAATCGAAAACCTCTGGAAAGCCTTTGGCGATTTCCTTGCGCTCAGCGATGTCTCGCTTGACATTCAAGAGGGCGAATTCGTCTGCTTCCTTGGTCCGTCCGGCTGCGGCAAGACAACTCTTCTGAGGGCAATCGCGGGGCTGGACCTACAGACCAAGGGCAGCGTGCATCAGGGCGGCAAGGATGTGTCGAACCTACCACCGTCGCAGCGCGACTTTGGCATCGTGTTCCAATCCTACGCCCTGTTCCCAAACCTGACGATTGAGAAAAATATCGCCTTCGGCCTCGAAAACACCGGTCGCAAGAAGCCCGAGATCGAGGCGCGCGTGACGGAACTGTTGGGCCTTGTTGGCCTCGAAGAGCAGCGCAAGAAATATCCTGCCCAGCTATCGGGTGGGCAACAGCAACGTATCGCACTGGCGCGCGCCATCGCCACGAACCCCGGCCTTTTGCTGCTGGATGAGCCTTTGTCGGCGCTCGACGCCAAGGTGCGCGTGTTCCTGCGTCATGAGATCAAGAAACTGCAGCGCCAGCTGGGCGTGACCACCGTCATGGTGACCCACGATCAGGAAGAGGCGCTGTCGATGGCCGACCGGATCGTCGTCATCAACCATGGCCGGGTCGAGCAGATCGGCACCCCGACCGAAATTTATCGCCACCCCAGCTCGCTGTTCGTCGCCGGGTTTATCGGCGACATGAACCAATTCGAAGCGACCGCCGGCGTTGGCGACCGGGTGTCATGCGGCGGCGCTGAATTGGAGTGTGCGCCGCACAGCTTTGAGCGCGGCGCCAAAGTCACCATGGCGATCCGCCCCGAAGACGTCATCCCCCACGGGGCCGAGCCGGGCGAAGCGGACGCATCGGGCGGGGTCGAAACGCAGGCCAATACACTGAACGTCACCGTGACCGAGATGGAATTCCTCGGCTCTTACTGGCGCTGCCGTCTTGCGAACGAACGCTTTGGCCGCGAGCCGCTTTTTGCCAATTTCTCGATGAACGCGGTGCGGCGGCTGGACCTGCGCGAAGGCAAGGACATGATGATCGAACTGCCCAAGAGCCGCGTCATGGTCTTTGACGCAGGCGAGGTCTGAGCGATGGTCGACGCAAGCCAGACCAAAGCCCAGTCGCAGATGCCCGCCGGCCGCGCAATCAAGGGCAAGCTGAGCCGCGATGACATATTGATGCGCGCGGGGATGGGTGTGATCGCGCTCTACCTCGTCGTCACGTTGGTGATGCCGCTTTACGTCATGTTCTCAAAGTCGCTGTCGACCTATCGGTTCGATCTGTCGGGGTTCGAATTTCAGGTTTCGGACGAAGCGGGCGTTTTCGACGGCACTATCCTTACCGGCACCGAATTGAACGAGCGCACCGAGACCTATAAGCCGCGCGATCTGAACACGAACGCTGACGGACGCCTTGGCGTGACCGGGCTTTTCCCCGATTTTAGCTTTCGCAGTCCGGTCGAATACCAGATCCGGAACGTGGCTACGGGCGGCCGTTTCCTCGTCGGCTCAAAGCTGGTTACAGGAACTGAGTGGCAGCAGCTGGACAGCAATACGTTCCGGCGCGTATCGCTAAGGCCTACGAAATCGCGCGGCCTGTCCAACTTTGTTGAGTATTTTTCGACGCCCGCACTGTCAAATTCGATCAAGAATTCGCTGTGGATCGCTGCTATCAGCACGGTCATCACCGTGGGCCTGTCGTTCTGGTTTGCCTATGCGCTGAACCGTAGTTGCATGAGGTTCAAAGGCGTGTTCCGCCTGATCGCGATGATGCCCATTCTGGTGCCATCGCTGCTGCCCGGCATCGCGCTGGTCTATCTTTTTGGCAATCAGGGTATGTTGAAAGAGCTGTTGTTCGGCGCGACGATATATGGGCCAATCGGTATCGTGATAGGGTCGGTATTTTTCACCTTTCCACACGCGTTCCTAATTATCTCGACCGCGCTCGCAATATCGGACGCGCGCCTCTACGAGGCAGCCACATCCCTGCGCGCCTCACCCTGGCGCACCTTCTGGACGGTGACCATTCCTGGCGCGCGTTATGGTCTGATCTCGGCGGCTTTCGTTGTCTTTAACCTCGTCATCACCGATTTCGGCCTGCCAAAGGTGATTGGCGGACAGTTCAACGTGCTGGCGGTCGATATCTATAAACAGGTTATAGGTCAGCAGAACTTTGAAATGGGCGCGGTTGTGTCGGTGGTCCTCGTGATCCCCGCGATCCTCGCCTTTGCGATAGACCGGATGGTTCAATCGAAACAGGTCGCGTCCCTCTCGGCCCGCTCGGTTCCATTCCAGCCCACACCGGACAAGAAAATGGACCGGCTGTTCCTGATTTACTGCACGCTTGTCGGGATATTCATCGTGGGCATCCTCGCTGTCTGCCAGTTTGCGGCGCTGGTCAAATTCTGGCCCTATGACCTCAGTCTCAGCCTCAAGAATTTCCAGTTCGACCGCATGGATGGCGGTGGCTGGGAGGCATATTACAATTCGATCAAGCTGGGTCTGCTGACGGCGGTCATTGGCACGGCGGTTGTGTTCTTCGGCGCTTACCTCGTCGAAAAATCCAAGGGGTTCAAAACCGGGCGCGCGATATTTCAAGGCTTCGCGATGCTGCCTATGGCGATTCCGGGGATGGTGCTGGGCCTTGCCTACATCTTTTTCTTCAACAATCCGGATAACCCGCTGAACGTAATCTACGGCACGATGGTGATCCTCGTGGTGTCGACTGTGACGCACTTTTACACCGTCTCCCACCTGACGGCAGTCACGGCATTAAAACAGATGGATGGCGAATTCGAGGCTGTGTCGGCATCGCTGAAACAGCCCACGATGAAGCTGTTCGCGCGGGTGACAGTCCCGGTTTGCCTGCCCGCGATCCTGGATATTTCGATATACCTTTTCGTCAATGCGATGACGACGGTGTCGGCGGTGGTGTTCCTCTATTCGACCGATACGGCGCTGGCGTCGATTGCGGTGCTGAACATGGACGATGCGGGCGATATCGCCCCGGCGGCGGCGATGGGCATGATGATTTTCTACACCAACGCGGTGGCGCGGATCATCCACCTGATCGCGTCCAAGGGCATACTGGGCCGCACGCAGGCCTGGCGGACGCGCTAGATATTACACCTCAGCCGGGTGATCGGCGCGGGCGAACTCCATGAAGGCGCGGATCACCCGCACCTCGCGGCGCTGCCGCAAATGCACGATTGTCTCGCGCATCGCGATGTCGACGCCGTTCAGCGGTATTTGCACCAGCCGCGGATCGTGCCCGAATTCGGCCAGCGAGACAAAGCCGATCCCGGCACCGGATGCGACCATCTCGCGCACCGCCTCGCGCCCCTCGGCAACGATGGCAGGCTTTAGCGTGATGCCTTGTTTTGCGGCCTCTTCCTCGAGGCTGGCGCGCGTCTTGGATCCTGCTTCGCGTAGGATCAGCGGAAATTCTGCCGCCTCAGCCAGCGTCAGCCCGGCGGCGGGATTGACCAGCAGGCCGATAGCGGCAAAGGCGGTGATGGGCGTCGCACCCAGATCCAGCATTTCGACATCGGGTGTGGAAGGCGCATCGCCGATCACGCCGATCTCGGCGTTGTAGCTGCGCAGCTCGTGCAGGATTTCTTCGGTATTGCCACTGCGCAGGGACACGGTGACATTCGGATAGCGCTGGCGGAACTGCGTGAGCAGATTGACGACGTGATGCGCGCTGTCCGCGACGATGCGCAACTCGCCCTCGATCGCCGCGCGGGTTTCGGACATGTAGTCGGCGATGCGTTGCTCAACCTCGAAAAGTTGCTTGGTCAGCAAAAACAAATGCTCGCCAGTTTCGGTCAGGCGCACACGCTTGCGCTCGCGGTAAAACAGCAGCACGTCATGGGCCTGCTCCAGCTTGCGCACCTGCTCCGAAATGGCGGGCTGCGTCAGAAACATGGCCTCGGCTGCGCGGGAAAATCCGCCGAGAGCCGCGACATGATGAAAAGCGCGCAACTGGCTATGCCGCATGGGCCACCTCCCTTTGGGTTACGCATAGGCCGGGCCTATACATTAATTGATTATTGCAATTTTACATATGGGCGGCCTTGCGGCAATCGTGTTCGCAACACTGTCTTTTCGGAGCATTGCGATATGACCCTCCCCATCAAACCCCCGCATCTGGGCGAGCCTTACCTGCTCACCCCCGGTCCGCTGACCACGTCCCTCGCCACCAAGGAGGCGATGTTGCGGGACTGGGGTAGCTGGGACGACGATTTTCGTGGCATGACCCGCGATCTGCGGGACCGCCTGCTGGCCATGCTGGGAACGGGCAAGGACGATTTCGACTGCGTACCGATGCAGGGCAGTGGCACCTTCGCCGTCGAGGCGATGCTGGCCTCCTTCATTCCCCGCGATGGCAAGGTGCTGGTGCTGGCCAATGGCGCCTATGGCAAGCGAACTGTGCAGACGTTGGAATATCTGGACCGCGCGCATGTCGTGCTGGACAAGGGCGACTACCTGCCCCCCCGCGGCGAGGAGGTGGCGCAGATCCTCGCAGACGATCCCGCCATCACCCATGTCGTCGCCATCCATTGCGAAACGTCCAGCGGCATTCTGAACCCGGTCGAGGAAATTTCCGAGGCGACATATGCCGCAGGGCGCAAGCTGCTGATCGACTCGATGTCGGCCTTCGGCGCGATTGAACTCAAGCCGTCCGAGATCCGGTATGAGGCGCTGGTATCGTCGGCCAACAAATGCATCGAGGGTGTGCCGGGCTTTGGCTTTATCATCGCGCGCAAGGACGAGTTGGAGGCAGCCAAGGGCCGCAGCCACTCACTCAGCCTCGACGTGCATGCGCAATGGGCGCATATGAACAAGACCGGTCAGTGGCGCTTTACGCCCCCCACGCATGTCGTCGCCGCGTTCCTCGTTGCCCTCAAGGCGCACGAGGAAGAGGGCGGCGTAGAGGGTCGCGGCGCACGCTATACCCGCAACCGTGACGTGATGGTCGAGGGGATGCGCAAGCTGGGGTTTGAGACATTGCTCAAGGATCGCTGGCTGTCGCCGATCATCGTCACGTTCTTTTGCCCCGACGATGCCAATTTCGTCTTTGACCAGTTCTATGGTCTGATGAAGGACAAGGGTTTCATCATCTACCCCGGCAAGCTGACAGTCGTGGACAGTTTCCGCGTCGGTTGTATCGGGCAGATGGATGAACATGTGATGCGCAAGGTGGTCGAGGCCGCCGCCGCATCGCTTAAGGAAATGGGCGTCACCGATGCCACACCGCCGGCCATCGCGCTGGAAGAACGCGCCAAGCTGGCTGCCTGAATTTTAAGGACCGAACATATGCCGATTACCAACTCCGTCACCGCCAACGACCGCGAATATCCAGCGCCGAAGGTCTGCGCCATTGCCATCTGCCTCGACGGATGCGAGCCGGAATAC includes:
- a CDS encoding putative 2-aminoethylphosphonate ABC transporter substrate-binding protein produces the protein MNFKLTTAVSALTGMLMATAAIAETELTVYTAIEAEDLARYAERFNEVHPDITVNWVRDSTGVVTAKLLAERDNPQADVIWGLAATSLLLLKSEGILEPYAPEGVEKLNPKFVDKDTPPAWVGMDAWVAAVCYNTVEAEKQGLTMPTSWKDLTDPQYENKIIMPNPNSSGTGFLDVSSWLQMFGEDEGWAYMDALHNNIARYTHSGSKPCKLAAAGEIPIGISFAFRGAKSKAEGAPLEIIVPSEGVGWDMEATAIVAGTDDLEAAQKLVDFTITERAMEMYNVGYAVVAIDGIAQPVEHFPEGLGDAMIENDFEFAANNRGRILEEWQKRYDGKSEAE
- a CDS encoding putative 2-aminoethylphosphonate ABC transporter ATP-binding protein: MLDATAGPAYLKIENLWKAFGDFLALSDVSLDIQEGEFVCFLGPSGCGKTTLLRAIAGLDLQTKGSVHQGGKDVSNLPPSQRDFGIVFQSYALFPNLTIEKNIAFGLENTGRKKPEIEARVTELLGLVGLEEQRKKYPAQLSGGQQQRIALARAIATNPGLLLLDEPLSALDAKVRVFLRHEIKKLQRQLGVTTVMVTHDQEEALSMADRIVVINHGRVEQIGTPTEIYRHPSSLFVAGFIGDMNQFEATAGVGDRVSCGGAELECAPHSFERGAKVTMAIRPEDVIPHGAEPGEADASGGVETQANTLNVTVTEMEFLGSYWRCRLANERFGREPLFANFSMNAVRRLDLREGKDMMIELPKSRVMVFDAGEV
- a CDS encoding putative 2-aminoethylphosphonate ABC transporter permease subunit; protein product: MVDASQTKAQSQMPAGRAIKGKLSRDDILMRAGMGVIALYLVVTLVMPLYVMFSKSLSTYRFDLSGFEFQVSDEAGVFDGTILTGTELNERTETYKPRDLNTNADGRLGVTGLFPDFSFRSPVEYQIRNVATGGRFLVGSKLVTGTEWQQLDSNTFRRVSLRPTKSRGLSNFVEYFSTPALSNSIKNSLWIAAISTVITVGLSFWFAYALNRSCMRFKGVFRLIAMMPILVPSLLPGIALVYLFGNQGMLKELLFGATIYGPIGIVIGSVFFTFPHAFLIISTALAISDARLYEAATSLRASPWRTFWTVTIPGARYGLISAAFVVFNLVITDFGLPKVIGGQFNVLAVDIYKQVIGQQNFEMGAVVSVVLVIPAILAFAIDRMVQSKQVASLSARSVPFQPTPDKKMDRLFLIYCTLVGIFIVGILAVCQFAALVKFWPYDLSLSLKNFQFDRMDGGGWEAYYNSIKLGLLTAVIGTAVVFFGAYLVEKSKGFKTGRAIFQGFAMLPMAIPGMVLGLAYIFFFNNPDNPLNVIYGTMVILVVSTVTHFYTVSHLTAVTALKQMDGEFEAVSASLKQPTMKLFARVTVPVCLPAILDISIYLFVNAMTTVSAVVFLYSTDTALASIAVLNMDDAGDIAPAAAMGMMIFYTNAVARIIHLIASKGILGRTQAWRTR
- a CDS encoding LysR substrate-binding domain-containing protein, with protein sequence MRHSQLRAFHHVAALGGFSRAAEAMFLTQPAISEQVRKLEQAHDVLLFYRERKRVRLTETGEHLFLLTKQLFEVEQRIADYMSETRAAIEGELRIVADSAHHVVNLLTQFRQRYPNVTVSLRSGNTEEILHELRSYNAEIGVIGDAPSTPDVEMLDLGATPITAFAAIGLLVNPAAGLTLAEAAEFPLILREAGSKTRASLEEEAAKQGITLKPAIVAEGREAVREMVASGAGIGFVSLAEFGHDPRLVQIPLNGVDIAMRETIVHLRQRREVRVIRAFMEFARADHPAEV
- a CDS encoding 2-aminoethylphosphonate--pyruvate transaminase; translation: MTLPIKPPHLGEPYLLTPGPLTTSLATKEAMLRDWGSWDDDFRGMTRDLRDRLLAMLGTGKDDFDCVPMQGSGTFAVEAMLASFIPRDGKVLVLANGAYGKRTVQTLEYLDRAHVVLDKGDYLPPRGEEVAQILADDPAITHVVAIHCETSSGILNPVEEISEATYAAGRKLLIDSMSAFGAIELKPSEIRYEALVSSANKCIEGVPGFGFIIARKDELEAAKGRSHSLSLDVHAQWAHMNKTGQWRFTPPTHVVAAFLVALKAHEEEGGVEGRGARYTRNRDVMVEGMRKLGFETLLKDRWLSPIIVTFFCPDDANFVFDQFYGLMKDKGFIIYPGKLTVVDSFRVGCIGQMDEHVMRKVVEAAAASLKEMGVTDATPPAIALEERAKLAA